Proteins co-encoded in one Nicotiana sylvestris chromosome 7, ASM39365v2, whole genome shotgun sequence genomic window:
- the LOC138873238 gene encoding uncharacterized protein, translating to MGTLYEQVVEIARMIEGVYQQSREHVMRDKQFRYSGGFSSALTGAEATIQGSSSGSSGNQGKASGVPRQSLGTLVYVSMLVGDFVVVDQIYRSCIVTLYGYKTRVDLLLLDMTDFEIILGMDWLYLYNAILDCHAKIVTLAMPEFPRLEWKCSSVSASSLIISFLKARYMVEKGCLAYLAYIRDIATKTPATDTMLVVWEFSDVFSSDLLGMPPDHDIDFCIDFASGTQTISIPPYRMAPKELKYLKEQLEELQRGLPDRSRSIEEHEQHLRVMLQTLWEQKLYAKFSKYEFWLDYVAFLGHVVSGEGIQADPKKIERAVGLTFAFAEFSYNNSCQSSIEMDTFEALYGQRCRLPIAWFDPGEANLYGTDLVKDSLEKVKLIQERLGTTQSREKSYTDQKARDLSFMVCDKFLLNVSLMKGIMTFEKKGNLSPRFIGPFEVLRRVREVAYELDLPPNLSGVYLAFHVSMLRK from the exons ATGGGGACTTTATACGAGCAGGTTGTGGAGATAGCTCGGATGATCGAAGGTGTTTATCAGCAAAGCCGAGAGCATGTGATGAGGGATAAGCAGTTCCGATATTCTGGAGGGTTCAGTAGTGCTCTGACTGGGGCAGAGGCCA ctattcagggttcctccagtgGATCTTCAGGAAACCAGGGTAAGGCTTCAG GTGTCCCTCGTCAGTCCTTGGGTACTCTTGTATATGTGTCCATGCTGGTGGGCGATTTTGTTGTTGTGGATCAGATCTACCGGTCTTGTATCGTGACTTTATATGGTTATAAGACtagagtggatcttttgttgctcgatatgaccgactttgagatcatcctgggtatggactggttgtatCTATATAATGCCATCCTTGATTGCCATGCTAAGATTGTTACCTTGGCGATGCCAGAGTTTCCTAGATTAGAGTGGAAGTGTTCGTCTGTCAGTGCATCTAGTCTAattatctcttttctgaaggctcgatACATGGTCGAGAaaggttgtttggcttatctagcttacaTTCGGGATATTGCTACAAAGACTCCAGCGACTGACACAATGCTCGTGGTCTGGGAGTTCTCTGATGTGTTTTCTTCTGATCTActaggcatgccaccagatcatgatatcgatttctgtattgatttcgCCTCAGGTACCCAGACAatctctattccaccgtatcgcaTGGCTCCAAAAGAGTTAAAGTATTTGAAAGAACAGCTTGAGGAGTTGCAAAGGGGTTTGCCAGAccga TCACGTAGCAttgaggagcacgagcaacatttgagagtgaTGCTTCAGACCTTGTGGgaacagaagctatatgctaagttctccaagtatgagttttggttagattatgtggcattcttggggcatgttgtatcaggtgAGGGTATTCAGGCAGATCCCAAGAAGATCGAG AGGGCAGTGGGATTGACTTTTGCCTTTGCCGAGTTTTCATACAACAACAGTTGTCAATCCAGCATCGAGATGGAtacatttgaggctttatatggtcagcGATGTCGTTTGCCCATCGCATGGTTTGATCCTGGCGAGGCTAAtttatatggtactgatttggtgaaggattccttggaaaaggtaaagttgattcaggaacgATTAGGCACAACACAGTCTAGAGAGAAGAGTTAcacggatcagaaggcgcgtgatttATCATTCATGGTGTGCGATAAGTTTCTCTTGAATGTCTCACTGATGAAGGGGATCATGACATTCGAGAAGAAGGGAAATTTGAGCCCAAGGTTCATAGGTCCATTTGAGGTATTGAGGAGAGTTagagaggttgcttatgagcttgatttGCCTCCCAATCTATCAGGAGTTTATCTGgcttttcacgtgtctatgctccggaagtaa